The following DNA comes from Alnus glutinosa chromosome 6, dhAlnGlut1.1, whole genome shotgun sequence.
CACTTGTCCACCAACTGAATATCTGACTAGTCATAGGCAAAATGCTACAGCAGCCAAGACAAGAAGAAACAGCAAACTGAAATGATAAATGAGCAGTTTGACTGCccaatcaaaataattatgctTTGGGAGCTGATTAGGTCAATATCTCACATGTAATGTGCACCCAACAAGAAGATTTAAGTATGGTAGAAAAAGAAGTATCAATCCTGGGCATGTAAACTCTTAttgggaaaataaaaaataaaaaaaattaggatttgATGGGGATATATATAGCTAGCCTGATACTCCATTAGTGCTGCCAAGTGATAGAAGGTGGAAAACTTTTTTCTATGATAAGAATTACATAAATCTTAGTGAAATCAAATACAGATGATGGAATAGATGTAACAGATCAATCGAAATTTTCCATTACACACAAACTTATACAATAACACTTCCATAGaaacatgtcaatttaatcTATCATCCAATTCACATTGCCAGGGAGCTTCACTATTCCATGGATATATAGTACAGGGAACATAAGTAAAAAACAAGTTCTAAACTAATCAGACAACTcccatttattttaattggagCATACATTGCACAGAGTGAAAATATCATATAAACTTAAAGATTGGGAAATCAATAGTATATACCTACAGGTACTAATGCTTGGTCCTTGTTTTACCAAATGGGAGAGGAAGCTCCAAGGCTGGTTAAGGAACCCACTTTTTAAGCTTCTATCAATGGGATGCATCCAAATTAGAGAGCATTTCTTTAGCTAATTGACCAGCCTTCTGCACTTCCCCTCTTGAACAGTGTGAAGCTATGCGTGAATAGTAAGAGTCGAAGTTATGAAATTGAAATCTTTTCCCTATTCTATAATAATTTTCCACCTTCTCTACTACCTTTACGTCAGACCATCCAAACCCCAAATCAGCTTCAGAATGGCAGGCCATAGACTTTGAAGCAACTGTACCAAATCCCTCCCGTTCATAAAGATTGTATAGTAAATCTGATTTATGATTAGCCCTATGACATCTTCGAACCGGTAAGAACATCGATGCAACTTCATCAAGCACTGTAACAGCTTCTTGGATACCTCCTTGCTCAcacaaaacaagaagaaaactttCTACCGACTCTGTTTCAACCTCCGTGTCAAGTCTGTTTATAAGCTCCACAACAGGCTGTGATTGAAGCATTTCTCTCAAAATGCTCCTGGCTTCTTCCATCCTTCCTTTTGCACAGAGACCTCTGATCAAATACAAGAAACCCAAGAAATCAGGAGATATACCTTTCTTCTTGAACTCAGTGAAAAATCCGAGAGCCCCTTCCATGTCACCCTTTTGGCTATAGCCATTGATGACAGCACTAACAGTGAATTCATCAGGCTTAAGGCATTTTATCTCCATATCAGACAGAAGTCTGAAGGCTTCTTCCATTTTACCAAACTTGCAGACACCATCGATTAATGAGTTGTAAATGCGTGTATTTGGTTTAAAGCCCTTAAGAACCATTCTCTCAAACAGCTGCTTGCCATCTAGCAAAAACCCCTCCCTACATAAAACACCAATTAATGTAGCATATGTAATCTCAGAGGGAACTAAATCAAATCTCTCCAATGAATCAAATAACCTAAATGCTTCAACAAGGCGACCCTGACAGCACAAACCATTTAAAATTGAATTATAAGAGATAATGTTTAGGGTAATTCCCTTCTTTTTAACAAGAGCACAAAGATCTAAGGCTTTATTGACATACCCTCCCTTGCAAAGTCCATCAACTATAATTGTATAATCAACCACGTCCATAATGGGTAGACGATTTTCAGCCTCCACCACAAGTTTATATGCATCTAAAACTCTACCATCCTTTACAAGTGCCTTAAAAACAGAAACAGGGAAAGTAACAGCTGAAAACTTCTCCTTGATTCTGTTGAGAAACCAAATGGCTCTATTCGCATCTGTCAGACACAGGTAGTATGCAAGTATCCTGTATACCCTAGGTTCAACTAGGCCATATTCTTTCAAAAAAGTAGTCATAATAGGCCGACTTAACCACACTTTTCTACCACTAACAAGCTCCTTTAAGATTGAATAGTAAGACTTGCTGGTCACAGTTGACTCTTTCATTCTCATTGCAATGTACACTTCACTTGCTGTCTCAGGAAAACCTCTCTTGCACAAGAAAAAGATAGCATCATTACAAATAGTACCATAGATTTCTGGCCGAAGATTCTGCAGTCTGCAAACTGCACTGAAAACCCCATCTGCACCTTCTGCTTTAAAAATTGCTTTGATCAACATCATATAGGTGTTAACATCCAAAGCCAGACCTTTCTCATTGAGTTCAATAAACACTTCAGTGGCCATATCCACCATATCGTTCTTGCAGAGACCGTTAAGGATACAATTGTAGCATGCAACTGAAGAAATAGATGTCCTCCTAAACTCATCAAATATCTCAAGTGCCTCACCAATTCTTCCTACTTTACAGTACCCATCAATCATTGTAGAATAAGTGACAAAATTTGCAACCAAATCCATTTCTGGCATTCCCTTATAGATTACATAAGCATCTTCAAATGCCCCAACCATAAATAGTGCTTTAATAAGTATATTACACATGACAACATCCATGCAGACTCCAGCTTCTTCCAATCTCCTCTTTGTTTCCAAAGTCCCCGTTATATTCTCTTCCTCAATGTACCCATGTAACAGTGTACTGTAAGTAATAACATCTCCAGCTATGCCCTTTGAGACCTCATCAGCCTCTGATGTCCTCCCAAACTTGCACAATCCATTGATCACAGTATTGTAGGTCACAATACTTGGATTAATCCCCCTCTTCTCCATTTCATCGAGCAGATGAAAAACACGATCAAAATTCCCTCTCTTGCAAAAGCCATTAATTAAAGTTGCATACATAAATTCATCCACTTCAATTCCCAAATCCTCAACCATCTTGAAAATAGCAAGCGCTTCCGCCATTTTCCCTTTCTTGCAAAATCCCAAGATGATAGCAGTGTACGTAACCAAATTGGGCTTTATTCCATCTTTTGTCATCTTATTCAAAAAACCAACTGCCTTTTCCACACCCCCAAGCTTGGAAAAACCATCTATCAGTATAGTATAACTCGTACTATCCGGATTGATTCCTCTTTCCAGCATTTGTTTCTTCTTGCCCAACACCTCCACTAAAACCCCTTCCGCTATATACCCACAAATCCAACTGCTATAGAAAACAACATCAAATGGCAATCCTTCCTTCTCCATCGTACAAACCAAATCATCAACCTCATTCACTCTACCCAACTTACCAAGAGCACTCACAAGCGCCGTATAAGTCACGACATTAGGCCGTAAAGCTCCCGAACTCATGGCATTTTCGAAAAACCCCACCGCGAGTTCCGGCTTACCAATCTTACAAAACCCAGATATTACTGaactacaaacaaaattattaaaagggTATCTAACTTTTTCATCCGTCATCAACTCCAGCACCTCAACTGCCTTACCCATGCTTCCCTGAGAGCTGAATCTATGAATCAATGAACAAAAAGTGAAAGAAGAACAGAGAATACCGTTACTTCTCAAGCAAAACCGTAATACCAATAGAGCATTTTCtgggttgttttgtttgataCAAAGGTCTTGAATTAAAGAGTCCCACATGCGAGTTTTGGGAAAATTCAAAGCTTTGGCCTTCTGGGTCATCATGAAATGCCCTGCTTCTTCGAATTTGGGGGATTTGAGGAGAGCCCAGGCAAGGATTGAGTGGGTCTGAGAGTTGCCTTTAATTTGGTTTGAGCACATCTGGGAGAAGAAATGGATGACTGAGTTGAATCGATGGGTTTgtaagagaaagagaaggaatTGGTTGATGGATTTGAGAGTGGGAGTAAAGCCTCTTTTGAGTAAGGTTTGAAGAGGAGGGAGTTTTGGGAACTTGttattagaagaaaaagaagaagaagaagaatggaaGAATTTGGTGCAAGAGAAAAACATTGTATGTGGAAGTCGAATTTGAGAGACGTTGTTGTTGCTGTTAAGGAGAGACTCAGAATGTGCAGGTTTTCGCAACTGAGATGATGCTCTCGACAGTCATGACTGCCACCCAAATGGCCCGCTCTATGAGCTCTCCGTTCAACTATTTTGGGATGAAAAAGTACGGACGAGTTATCCTATTCAGGGACGCTGTGGATttgctattttaaaattttgggattTAAAGTAGAGTAATTCaattagtacattaagtgtctatCAAAAAATAGGTGGTTGTTGATATTATCATTAGGCGTGTAATTGATCAactgatgattttgatcaaatgataattttaaaagctatcttatttttttgatggacacttaatgtactaataaAACTACtatttaaaataactatttttaaattgtgcgatgatttttaaaatgcatttatgcttcgtttgtttcggtgtaaaatggtttccgccgtaaaatagtttcagggaagtcatttttcagaaaaataatttccgtcgaaatcattttttggagtttggcgcgtacggaaaattacaaatattttttatattttaatttaatcatattaatttaaaaaaattaaattttattcacaaaataaaaaatattaatataaaaatattttttaatatttggaaGATAGAAATTCCGGCACAATACGGCCTGATCCCGGCCACTTGACCGAAAGCCGGCCGTCCTGGCCAGTTTCCGGCCAGAACAGCtggatccggccagatgccaGGGgttcggccgttctggccagatccaggctggatcccggccagatggccggatccggccagtaTCCCGGCCGGACGGCCGGATCCGAGCCGGGATTCGGCCGCTCCGGCCAGTCTGGCCAGAATCTGGCATGGTACCCCCGGAATCCGACGACATCTGCCTGACGTCGCCAGATTCTGGCTTAATTTGTCGAATTCCGGCACCGATCGGAGTCGGAATCTGACTTGTTAAAATTCggcaatagtcaactgcttgaacgtaaaggtcgactgcattgtttaaaaaagagtCGACTgcatcattttccggttgaccattattttcgcccctaccaaacactgaaaaatactgaaaccattttccagaaatcattttacgccgaaacaaacggaacattaaaTATTTCTTAAAACAGATATAATTGCTGCACTACCGTTACACAACTTCTCCACGACAGTGCTGACATGTaaactatttttaatttttttttcttttattttggatttgaatctctttctctctctctgaaacgaCTCTCTCTGTGTCTCCAGCACacacgctctctctctctctctctctctctctctctctctctctctctctctctctctctctctctctctctctctctctctctctttctgaaaCGGCcatccttctctctctctggccggcCGTTTCGTTTCTCTGGCGGATTTGGCAATCGGATCTATCTCGGGCGCacacgctctctctctctctctctctctctctctctctctaaaacagTCGTCCTTCTCTCTCTGTGGATGGCAGTTTCGTTTCTCAGGCGGATTTGGCGGCTGGATTTGTCTCCGgcgaaataaaaaaaaaatgtactctctctctctccatcgtCGTTCTTCTCTACCAGTGCCGTCTCCACCACCGGtgactctctttctctctttgaaattattgtttgaaaatACTGATTTTgtttgaggggaaaaaaaattcggtcttttgtttgttgttggatgCTGTAACTGGTGTTAGTGATTTTGCTGGTTCTGATTATTGGATGCTATTGGTGATTTTGCTTGGTTCTGATTCGGTtttagagggaaaaaaaaaaacataactaaGGTTTGTTTTGGTACAGTAGGTCTTTTGCTACATGTTGCAAGTATTTTTAGGGGGTTTTACTTTGTGGGCCGTTGAAGATCTAGGTATTTCAGGTGGATTTTGAGCGGTTTTGTTTCGTTCCTCATGGTTTTCTTGTTGGGGTTACTTcttcgttaattttttttttgggtctctcCGTCTCTATATGtgaatgattttttaattttgagttttgtCTCAAATGGTTCAGATTTGTACAAATTCTTAATATATTGTGAGTGATAGGCTTCTGGTTTTCCTCAAAATTTGGATTATATTGTCAAATTAAATGCTTTTAAGGTTATTAGCTTAGCTTTTATGTGGTTTAGTTTTCGTGTGGAGTCTGGATGCAAAGCCTTATGTAGGTAAAATAAATGATTTGAAGGATTTGAGGTTTATGGAGAGCCGGTTCTATGTGGAGGCAAAGTCCTTCCGGTTCTCGGTGGAAGCAGGGTTTGCCGAGCTTTGGGTGttggaaaagagaaaagggttTTCAGGTTATGCTGTTCTCGGGTTGAGTTGCACTGCTTGGTTACTGTTGAGGGTGGAAGAAGTCTTGGGTAATGCTGGGATCGAGGATTTCGTCAAATCCTTTAGGGAGGGATCAAAGGCGACCATCACTCGGAGAGGTGAAAACAGGTCTGGGCGGTTCTTGGAGGTGGCAGTTTTCGACGGAGGTCGGAGAGGGCGCATCCTTTTTCCTGAAGGTCGGGACGGGAGAGGGTGGAGCTGTGTTTCTGGGTAGCTGAGCAAAATGTTGGATTTTCTGGAAAACATGTGTGGGCCTTCGTCTTCTGGCGGTCGTTCTTCTTCTGGTGTTTTGCCGTCGAGTGGTAAATTGGGGAGAGGTTCAGGACGTCCGTCGTTTGCGGCGGTGGTGAGTTCAGCAGCTACCGTCTCAGGAACTAGGGTTGAGACAAAGATGATTGGTGATTGGCCTCTACCGGTCGGGTGCGACGTGGAGAAGACGCAGCTGCGGGGAATGGAGATGGGGGCGGTCTGTCAGGTGAGTGATTGCTCCGT
Coding sequences within:
- the LOC133870886 gene encoding pentatricopeptide repeat-containing protein At5g57250, mitochondrial isoform X2, whose amino-acid sequence is MFFSCTKFFHSSSSSFSSNNKFPKLPPLQTLLKRGFTPTLKSINQFLLFLLQTHRFNSVIHFFSQMCSNQIKGNSQTHSILAWALLKSPKFEEAGHFMMTQKAKALNFPKTRMWDSLIQDLCIKQNNPENALLVLRFCLRSNGILCSSFTFCSLIHRFSSQGSMGKAVEVLELMTDEKVRYPFNNFVCSSVISGFCKIGKPELAVGFFENAMSSGALRPNVVTYTALVSALGKLGRVNEVDDLVCTMEKEGLPFDVVFYSSWICGYIAEGVLVEVLGKKKQMLERGINPDSTSYTILIDGFSKLGGVEKAVGFLNKMTKDGIKPNLVTYTAIILGFCKKGKMAEALAIFKMVEDLGIEVDEFMYATLINGFCKRGNFDRVFHLLDEMEKRGINPSIVTYNTVINGLCKFGRTSEADEVSKGIAGDVITYSTLLHGYIEEENITGTLETKRRLEEAGVCMDVVMCNILIKALFMVGAFEDAYVIYKGMPEMDLVANFVTYSTMIDGYCKVGRIGEALEIFDEFRRTSISSVACYNCILNGLCKNDMVDMATEVFIELNEKGLALDVNTYMMLIKAIFKAEGADGVFSAVCRLQNLRPEIYGTICNDAIFFLCKRGFPETASEVYIAMRMKESTVTSKSYYSILKELVSGRKVWLSRPIMTTFLKEYGLVEPRVYRILAYYLCLTDANRAIWFLNRIKEKFSAVTFPVSVFKALVKDGRVLDAYKLVVEAENRLPIMDVVDYTIIVDGLCKGGEGFLLDGKQLFERMVLKGFKPNTRIYNSLIDGVCKFGKMEEAFRLLSDMEIKCLKPDEFTVSAVINGYSQKGDMEGALGFFTEFKKKGISPDFLGFLYLIRGLCAKGRMEEARSILREMLQSQPVVELINRLDTEVETESVESFLLVLCEQGGIQEAVTVLDEVASMFLPVRRCHRANHKSDLLYNLYEREGFGTVASKSMACHSEADLGFGWSDVKVVEKVENYYRIGKRFQFHNFDSYYSRIASHCSRGEVQKAGQLAKEMLSNLDASH
- the LOC133870886 gene encoding pentatricopeptide repeat-containing protein At5g57250, mitochondrial isoform X1 — encoded protein: MFFSCTKFFHSSSSSFSSNNKFPKLPPLQTLLKRGFTPTLKSINQFLLFLLQTHRFNSVIHFFSQMCSNQIKGNSQTHSILAWALLKSPKFEEAGHFMMTQKAKALNFPKTRMWDSLIQDLCIKQNNPENALLVLRFCLRSNGILCSSFTFCSLIHRFSSQGSMGKAVEVLELMTDEKVRYPFNNFVCSSVISGFCKIGKPELAVGFFENAMSSGALRPNVVTYTALVSALGKLGRVNEVDDLVCTMEKEGLPFDVVFYSSWICGYIAEGVLVEVLGKKKQMLERGINPDSTSYTILIDGFSKLGGVEKAVGFLNKMTKDGIKPNLVTYTAIILGFCKKGKMAEALAIFKMVEDLGIEVDEFMYATLINGFCKRGNFDRVFHLLDEMEKRGINPSIVTYNTVINGLCKFGRTSEADEVSKGIAGDVITYSTLLHGYIEEENITGTLETKRRLEEAGVCMDVVMCNILIKALFMVGAFEDAYVIYKGMPEMDLVANFVTYSTMIDGYCKVGRIGEALEIFDEFRRTSISSVACYNCILNGLCKNDMVDMATEVFIELNEKGLALDVNTYMMLIKAIFKAEGADGVFSAVCRLQNLRPEIYGTICNDAIFFLCKRGFPETASEVYIAMRMKESTVTSKSYYSILKELVSGRKVWLSRPIMTTFLKEYGLVEPRVYRILAYYLCLTDANRAIWFLNRIKEKFSAVTFPVSVFKALVKDGRVLDAYKLVVEAENRLPIMDVVDYTIIVDGLCKGGYVNKALDLCALVKKKGITLNIISYNSILNGLCCQGRLVEAFRLFDSLERFDLVPSEITYATLIGVLCREGFLLDGKQLFERMVLKGFKPNTRIYNSLIDGVCKFGKMEEAFRLLSDMEIKCLKPDEFTVSAVINGYSQKGDMEGALGFFTEFKKKGISPDFLGFLYLIRGLCAKGRMEEARSILREMLQSQPVVELINRLDTEVETESVESFLLVLCEQGGIQEAVTVLDEVASMFLPVRRCHRANHKSDLLYNLYEREGFGTVASKSMACHSEADLGFGWSDVKVVEKVENYYRIGKRFQFHNFDSYYSRIASHCSRGEVQKAGQLAKEMLSNLDASH